Within the Stenotrophomonas sp. 610A2 genome, the region CCAGCCAGCCGAAGATCAACTATCCCAAGCCGGACAACGTGCTGACGTTTGATCGCCTGAGCTCGGTGTTCCTGTCCTCGACCAACCACGAGGAAGACCAGCCCAGCCACCTGACCTTGAAGGACGCCAGCGTGCCGGTGAAGGTCAACCTGGCCACCTATGGCGGCCCGGAAGCGCGCTACTGCCCGGCTGGCGTCTACGAGTTCGTCGGCGAAGGCAGCGACACCCGCCTGCAGATCAACGCGCAGAACTGCGTGCACTGCAAGACCTGCGACATCAAGGACCCGACCCAGAACATCGTGTGGGTGACCCCGCAGGGTGGTGGCGGACCGAACTATCCGGCGATGTAAACGTCGCCATCAACCCACAGGAGTTTTGATGAGCATTGTCAGTCCAGGCGCCCGCTTCCGCGAAGCGCTAAAGCAGGAAAGCCCGTTGCAGATCCCCGGTGCGATCAACGCCAACCACGCGTTGCTGGCCAAGCGGGCGGGCTTCCGTGCGGTCTACCTGTCCGGTGGCGGCGTCGCCGCCGGCTCGCTGGGCCTGCCGGACCTGGGCATCAATACCATGGACGACGTGCTCACCGACATCCGCCGCATCACCGACGTCTGCGACCTGCCGCTGCTGTCGGATATCGACACTGGCTTCGGCCCCAGCGCATTCAACATCGCGCGCACGGTGAAGTCGCTGATCAAGGCCGGTGCGGCGGCCTGCCATATCGAAGACCAGGTGGGCGCCAAGCGCTGCGGCCATCGCCCGAACAAGGAAATCGTGTCGCTGGGCGAGATGGTGGACCGGGTCAAGGCCGCTGCCGATGCCAAGACCGATGCGGATTTCTTCCTGATCGCGCGTACCGATGCAATCCAGATGGAAGGTGTGGACGCGGCGATCGAGCGCTCGCTCGCCTGTGTCGAGGCCGGTGCCGACGGCATCTTTGCCGAAGCCTCGTATGACCTTGAGACGTACAAGCGCTTTGTTGATGCGGTGAAGGTGCCGGTGCTGGCAAATCTCACCGAGTT harbors:
- the prpB gene encoding methylisocitrate lyase — its product is MSIVSPGARFREALKQESPLQIPGAINANHALLAKRAGFRAVYLSGGGVAAGSLGLPDLGINTMDDVLTDIRRITDVCDLPLLSDIDTGFGPSAFNIARTVKSLIKAGAAACHIEDQVGAKRCGHRPNKEIVSLGEMVDRVKAAADAKTDADFFLIARTDAIQMEGVDAAIERSLACVEAGADGIFAEASYDLETYKRFVDAVKVPVLANLTEFGQTPLFSTEELGSVGVAMCIYPLSAFRAMNKAAENVYTAIRRDGHQRNVVETMQTREELYERIGYHRFEQSLDRTFAGKK